The stretch of DNA AAGAGCTGGAAACGATTGCCGGCCGCGGTTTGATTTATTCGCGTATCCACCAAGTGTTGATTGAAGAGAGTGTGCTGGGATGGAAAGAGTTTGAGTATGAAGTAATGCGTGATGCAAATGACAATTGTATTATCATCTGCAACATGGAGAACTTCGATGCGATGGGTATCCATACTGGTGAAAGTATCGTAGTCGCACCTGTGCAGACTTTAAGCGATGAGGATCACCAGCGTCTTAGAAACGCCACTATCAAAATTATCAGGGCTCTTGAGATCGAAGGAGGCTGCAACATTCAATTTGCCTTTGATCCTGAAACAAAGGAGTATCGTGTAATTGAAGTGAACCCGAGAGTTTCAAGGTCTTCTGCGCTTGCATCAAAAGCTACAGGATATCCAATTGCCAGAGTTGCAACGAAGATTGCAGTAGGCTATACACTGGATGAAATTCCCAATAGAATTACGGGGAAAACTTACGCTGCCTTTGAGCCGTCCATTGACTATGTGGTAATCAAAGTCCCGCGGTGGCCGTTTGATAAGTTCCGTACAGTCGACAGGACGCTCGGAACACAGATGAAGTCCACCGGGGAAGTAATGGCAATCGGAAGAACTATTGAAGAAGGACTGCTGAAAGCCTTGAGATCTCTGGAAATCGACAGGGCATATCTTGATTCTGGCAATTGGTCTGATGAACAGTTGGAAGAAGAGCTGAAGACTGCTACAGATCAGAGACTGTGGGCCATCGCCGATGCTGTGCGCCGCGGTATGGATGTCAACAGGATTGCAGATCTTACAAAATGGGATGTCTATTTTGTCAATAAAATCAAGAATATTGTCGAAATGGAAAACGAACTGAAACAGGGTCTGAGCGGTGATCTTCTGAAGCGTGCGAAGAAGATGGGTTTCTCAGACGAAGTTATTGCTGGATTTACTGCAGTGCCTGAAGAAGAAATCAACAGGATGAGAAAGTCGCAATCGCTCGTTCCTACATATAAAATGGTAGATACCTGCGCTGCCGAATTCGCTGCGGAGACTCCTTATTTTTATTCTACATATGAAACTGTCAACGAGGCAGTTCCCAGCAATCACAAGAAGGTTATAATCGTAGGTGCCGGGCCCATTAGAATTGGTCAGGGTATTGAATTCGACTATGCCTGTGTCCATGGTGTAATGGCTCTTCAGGAAGAGGGTGTTGAGGCAATTATTGTTAACAACAATCCTGAAACAGTTTCTACCGACTATGATATTTCAGATCGTCTATATTTTGAACCGTTAACACTGGAAGATGTCTTGAATATCATTGAGAATGAAGATGCAGATGGAATTATCCTGCAGTTCGGCGGTCAGACTGCTATCAATCTGGCAATGCCCCTGGAGAATGCTCTTAAAGGAAAGAAGACAAAGATTCTTGGAACTTCTCCTAGTGATGTTGATGTAGCGGAAGACAGAAAACTATTCTCTGCTTTGATGGATAAGTTAGGAATTCTGCAGCCTAAATCTGGAACAGGTTATTCCTTTGAAGATGTACAGGCTCTTGCTTCCGATATTGGATATCCTGTATTGGTAAGGCCTTCATACGTTATCGGCGGCAGGGCAATGGAAATAGTCTATAATGAGAGCGAGCTGAGAACATACATGGAATCTGCAGTGAAGGCTTCCAAAGCTCATCCGATTCTGGTGGACAAGTATCTCTCTCATGCTATTGAGATTGATGTTGATGTGGTTTCTGACGGCACAGACATATTCATTGGCGGAATTCTAGAACACATCGAGGAAGCCGGAGTACACTCAGGAGATGCGACTATGTCTTTACCTCCTCAGACTATTTCTCCGGAGATCATTGCTAAAATCGAAGAAATTGCGATCAAGGTTGCCAAAGCTCTCAATATCATTGGACTTCTCAATCTGCAGTTGGCAGTAAAGAACGGTGAAGTCTACATGATTGAAGCCAATCCACGTGCTTCTAGAACTGTACCGCTGGTGTCTAAAGCAATCGGTGTGCCTCTGGCAAAAATCACTACCAAGGTAATGCTGGGCCGTACTCTGAAAGAGCTCGGGTATGTTGGTTCAGCAGACCATAAAAACGTAGTAGTCAAATCTTCTGTTTTCCCCTTCTTGAAACTGCCGGGTGTCGACTCAATTCTAGGTCCAGAAATGAAATCCACCGGTGAAGTGATGGGAATTGCACCGACATTTGACGAATCCTGTTACAAGGCTTTAGTCTCATCGGGAATGAATCTACCTTCAGGCGGCGGAGTTTACGTTACTGTCAGTGACAGGGATAAACCAGATGTCCTGCCGATTGTTAAAGAATTGGTGGATATGGGATTCCAAATTTATGCTACAAAAGGTACTTCAACATTCCTCAGGGAGCACGATATACAGACAACCACTGCATATACAATCTCTCAAAATATGGATCCAGATGCTCTTGGCTTGATGCGCAGCGGTAAAATCCAGCTGATCATAAACACACCTACCGAGAGTTCTGGTGCCAGAAGGGATGGCTATATGATGCGTCGTTTGGCTGTGGAGCTTGAAATTCCATTCCTGACGACGGTGCAGGCTGCCCGCGCTACTGTGATGGCAATGAAACGTGCTGCCGCAGGTCCTCTCGATGTCATCGATCTGAGAACATACTGTGGAATGAGCAAAAACTGATTTTGGTAAAAACCCTGCACACATATGGTGCAGGGCAATATTTCTTTCATACTTCTAAAAAAACTTTTGAATTGATTTGACTAGAGCAAATGCTGTCTGGTGTATCAATATCGGTCGAACATGATGATGTGTGTAAAGAGAATCATATGATTACCACGTGTGTTGATGATTTGAATCTTAATATTGATGAATTTGAGTTTGAACTATGCGTTCCTTATCATTTTGTGAATTAAGCGGATCATGTTTGCACATGAATCACTGGCATCCACATTTACTTCTGTCGATCATCTTACCGGCGTGTAGTTGATTTCTGATTTTTCATCAGTGGCCTCAACCTTAAATATCACAGGTCTCAAACCGTCATTACAGCTGCAGATGGCGACCCCGGGAACCTTTATCCAGTCGCCATAGTAAAACAGACCTTTTTCTGCTCCGTGCGCCAAAGCAAAGACATACTGATAGATTGCTTTCCATGCCTCATCACAGAAACCTTCTGGTTTTGCGTAGTCTGCATAAAAAACCTGTCCTACTTTCATCATCGGGCATTCTGTCAGACCTTCTACTCCATATTCGGAAGCCAGTTCCTTATCCAGTGTGGTTTTTAGAACCGTTATCTTAACTTTGTTCATTTTTGCACCTTTATTGACTGAGTTTAATGGATCGTCAGGCTTTTGACTCCTTTGCATTCCATGAGTGTAGGTATTATCTTTGATGGCACAGGTTCGTCTGTAATTACGTACAGCTTGGGTGACTCAGTCAAATCTGGATCATCTACCATTGATTGCCTTATGCTGATGCCTGTTTCTGCGATAATGGATGCCACAGAGGCTAGAATTCCAGGTTCGTTAGCGTTTGAAGGAACGATTTCAATGCAGCCCCAGTTCATTACCGAAGCAACATCTTTCAGCATCGTTGTAGGCAATATTAAAGAAAAGATCTTGCTGAGCTCATCATCTTTTTCAATTGTTTCAATTGCAGTTCTTACAATTCTTCTGTCCACATCTACGACACGTGCTATCGCAGTGTCTGCAATCTCAACTTCCCCGCTATACACTCTGCCGTTCTTTATGCACATGCCGTTAGACAGCAGTAGTTTGACAACTTTTAGCTGAGACGGGTACCTCATGAAATGTTTAATTACAGCTGGATGCACGAACCAGTATCCTTATTCAATGCTATAGAGTTTTTGTTATTTTGATTTGACAACCTTTGACTTAGGAGTATGACATCTATCCAGCAGTGCAGTCAAAAACCAAACCTTCTAATGATGCCTAAAAATAATCAAATTACAATAACCATACTTGTGTATTGCATTGAATTACATACCAAGAATTGATCTTATGATTAATTACAAACACATGTCCAGACTATCCTTATCTCTATGTAGAATCCTAGTGGCATCAATATATATTGTTTTATTATTCATACAAGATTGTTATGTGTCTGGACGTCAGCATATAGACCTACGCGATATTTTTAACAGTGCTATCAGTCAGCTGAAGCTCTGTTGAAATTTCCGGTCATGTGTAATATGTTCAGAGACCAAGTTTCCTTGAGAATAAAGGAAACGAATAACAAACCCCCTTAAAAGTAAATAGGTGAGTGAGCAAATGAATAAAAAAAGTAAATTGATACTAGCATCAGCGCTATTTATTGCGGCCTTGATGCTACTTGTACCTTTATCTCAGGTAGATCTGCCTGGGGGGGGGGGTACAGGAAACTTATCATTCTGACTCAATTGTTTTGAGTGAGAATAGTTCTAAAACAATTCTTGTAGATGATACTAATGGTGATGATACTAGTGGAAACGGCACTGAAACACCATACAAAACCATCACCAAAGCAGTCTTAGCAGCTAGTTCAGATACTAGTTCAAAATACATAATCAAACTTCTCACGGACATTAATGCCGCCGGTGAGGAAGTTGCATCCACTGCTAGCGATGACACTGCTTCTACACCCTCGAATTCTAAAATTATTATGATCAGTATGGCATTGACTCTTGATCTCAATGGCAAAACGCTGACAACCACTGACACTTCACGAATTGAAGTGAAGGCTGGCGGAGATCTAACAATAACTGATTCCAGCAGTAGCATAGGAAATATTAACCATACTGTAGCAGGGGATGAAAAGTTCCCAATCATGGTATCTGGAGAATCAGGAAATGT from Candidatus Methanomassiliicoccus intestinalis Issoire-Mx1 encodes:
- the carB gene encoding carbamoyl-phosphate synthase large subunit, which translates into the protein MKRTDLKKILVIGSGPIVIGQAAEFDFSGTQACRSLREEGYTTVLVNSNPATIQTDMDTADVVYIEPLSAETVAKIAEKEHVDGILSGMGGQTALNICSELAENGTLKRLGIHLLGTQPEAIAWSEDRELFREVMLKIGEPIPKSKTVCSIEEAKEAARELGKYPVLIRPAYTLGGTGGGIAHNEEELETIAGRGLIYSRIHQVLIEESVLGWKEFEYEVMRDANDNCIIICNMENFDAMGIHTGESIVVAPVQTLSDEDHQRLRNATIKIIRALEIEGGCNIQFAFDPETKEYRVIEVNPRVSRSSALASKATGYPIARVATKIAVGYTLDEIPNRITGKTYAAFEPSIDYVVIKVPRWPFDKFRTVDRTLGTQMKSTGEVMAIGRTIEEGLLKALRSLEIDRAYLDSGNWSDEQLEEELKTATDQRLWAIADAVRRGMDVNRIADLTKWDVYFVNKIKNIVEMENELKQGLSGDLLKRAKKMGFSDEVIAGFTAVPEEEINRMRKSQSLVPTYKMVDTCAAEFAAETPYFYSTYETVNEAVPSNHKKVIIVGAGPIRIGQGIEFDYACVHGVMALQEEGVEAIIVNNNPETVSTDYDISDRLYFEPLTLEDVLNIIENEDADGIILQFGGQTAINLAMPLENALKGKKTKILGTSPSDVDVAEDRKLFSALMDKLGILQPKSGTGYSFEDVQALASDIGYPVLVRPSYVIGGRAMEIVYNESELRTYMESAVKASKAHPILVDKYLSHAIEIDVDVVSDGTDIFIGGILEHIEEAGVHSGDATMSLPPQTISPEIIAKIEEIAIKVAKALNIIGLLNLQLAVKNGEVYMIEANPRASRTVPLVSKAIGVPLAKITTKVMLGRTLKELGYVGSADHKNVVVKSSVFPFLKLPGVDSILGPEMKSTGEVMGIAPTFDESCYKALVSSGMNLPSGGGVYVTVSDRDKPDVLPIVKELVDMGFQIYATKGTSTFLREHDIQTTTAYTISQNMDPDALGLMRSGKIQLIINTPTESSGARRDGYMMRRLAVELEIPFLTTVQAARATVMAMKRAAAGPLDVIDLRTYCGMSKN
- a CDS encoding TIGR04076 family protein → MNKVKITVLKTTLDKELASEYGVEGLTECPMMKVGQVFYADYAKPEGFCDEAWKAIYQYVFALAHGAEKGLFYYGDWIKVPGVAICSCNDGLRPVIFKVEATDEKSEINYTPVR